Proteins encoded within one genomic window of Anopheles gambiae chromosome 3, idAnoGambNW_F1_1, whole genome shotgun sequence:
- the LOC1278113 gene encoding leucine-rich repeat and fibronectin type-III domain-containing protein 3 isoform X2, which translates to MLRRGASGWWVSVGALLVVLTARTTVVMAQCPWQREVPDLQNSCLCAYNLGQELSVQCDQVDFPVLVEALDKYARATPLDLLYVNNSTIEQLEGGLFVNLKLHNVQLSSCKMRRIDDKAFQGQEAVLKNLNLQDNLLEEVPIRALKPLTILNLLDLSKNRLHSVPNDAFAGLRKLSTLKLSDNNVTLAPFAFRGLEASLKNLNLKGTKQKRVPEAVRGLRTLAFLDLSQNGIRELPGGAGVKSFDGLDALTALNLERNLIQSLGETAFSGVRKTLSSLSLLNNLLAEFPVGAIHSLRELRVLDIGFNLLTALPETAFRGNPAVTLLALDGNPLPTVPEKALAHLNRTLRGLSLGGRFLHCDCKLRWVAEWIRNGDLQVTSRERNPQFCGSPNRFRERGFYSIQPEELTCPESEVALEGPVGVVESLLPKTTTARTTTASSTVTTLLTQPTTLGGTTNATTAATSPPTTTQQGSSTYAVETQSSNSTTAQTSTTLTTTTPSTTKQSTTASTATAATAATTTTTSKTPATKNWRTNGASNNSPPHKQRPPLVLGFPPQRGTQIDDSKEVQVKNAFSSRQDNSVIIQWDSDTANILGFRVVYRLFGDKSFKQGPPLEASEREFKIKNVPSAECIIVCVVSLEEINVTPDTVPYTQCREVRTVASPASNMDKITIAASAAICGTIIVAVIVFIAASRRRSKKLQSLSQQKSALPIAGLPVNCCGPTPSPNGPLGSLATLSAFNSHKDWDQVSAYSGRSIPRPRIYPMENQAIPDDLRSHVSHFSAVGGGGGGGVPKVGKARSIADGQSHHSFSNHSQRGYLGSAFPSNLVNSRPGKGWSVFSRQHYISVLIERCFLSSTELRQSRQSLAAASERMSRASYAGSIVHGPAHSIASSTRRTRPRSRSRDQLSGAHIHTHQHRPGSRYSTAGSTHTLNNYCDTSDNWTDHDMDIYMARNPTARNGGMVPL; encoded by the exons ATGTTACGACGCGGTGCTAGTGGTTGGTGGGTGTCGGTCGGTGCCCTGCTAGTGGTGCTGACCGCCCGGACTACCGTGGTGATGGCTCAGTGCCCCTGGCAGCGGGAGGTGCCCGATCTGCAAAATTCGTGCTTATGTGCCTACAATCTCGGACAGGAGCTGTCCGTTCAATGTGATCAA GTTGATTTTCCTGTGTTAGTTGAAGCCTTAGACAAGTATGCGCGTGCGACACCGTTGGATCTGCTGTACGTGAACAACTCCACGATCGAGCAGCTCGAAGGCGGCCTGTTTGTGAACCTGAAGCTGCACAACGTCCAGCTGAGCAGCTGCAAGATGCGACGCATCGACGATAAAGCCTTCCAGGGACAGGAGGCAGTGCTGAAGAACCTCAACCTGCAGGACAATCTGCTGGAGGAGGTACCGATCCGGGCGCTCAAACCTCTGACCATCCTGAACCTCCTAGACCTGTCGAAGAACCGTCTACATTCCGTACCGAACGACGCCTTCGCTGGACTGCGCAAGCTGTCCACACTGAAGCTCTCCGATAACAATGTCACTCTCGCTCCGTTCGCCTTCCGTGGGCTGGAGGCCAGCCTCAAGAACCTCAATCTGAAAGGCACAAAGCAGAAGCGAGTGCCTGAAGCGGTACGTGGACTACGCACCCTTGCCTTCCTGGATCTCTCACAGAACGGCATCCGGGAGCTGCCGGGTGGAGCAGGTGTTAAATCCTTCGATGGGCTGGACGCTCTCACCGCACTCAATCTCGAGCGGAACCTCATTCAAAGTCTCGGCGAGACGGCCTTTTCGGGAGTGCGGAAGACGCTCAGCTCGCTCAGCCTGCTAAACAACTTGCTGGCCGAGTTCCCGGTCGGTGCCATTCACTCATTGCGTGAGCTGCGTGTGCTTGATATTGGTTTCAATCTACTCACGGCACTGCCAGAGACAGCTTTCCGGGGCAATCCGGCCGTGACGCTGCTAGCACTTGACGGTAACCCACTGCCAACTGTGCCGGAGAAAGCGCTGGCGCATCTTAACCGCACGCTGCGAGGTCTGTCCCTCGGTGGACGCTTCCTGCACTGTGACTGCAAACTGCGCTGGGTGGCTGAATGGATCCGAAATGGTGATCTACAG GTAACATCACGCGAACGTAATCCCCAGTTCTGTGGCTCTCCCAATCGCTTCCGAGAGCGTGGCTTCTACTCGATCCAGCCGGAGGAGCTCACCTGTCCCGAGTCGGAGGTAGCACTCGAAGGTCCAGTCGGTGTGGTGGAGTCTCTACTGCCCAAAACGACCACCGCACGTACTACGACCGCCTCCTCTACCGTCACCACACTGCTGACGCAACCGACAACGCTTGGCGGTACGACCAACGCTACAACTGCTGCTACATCACCTCCCACCACTACGCAGCAAGGATCTTCGACCTACGCGGTCGAAACTCAGTCTTCCAACAGCACAACGGCACAGACCAGCACAACGCTTACCACAACGACACCGTCAACAACGAAACAATCGACCACGGCCTCAacggctactgctgctactgctgccacgACCACAACGACTTCGAAAACGCCTGCAACGAAGAACTGGCGCACGAACGGTGCCAGCAATAACTCGCCTCCCCACAAGCAGCGGCCTCCGCTTGTGCTAGGTTTCCCACCACAGCGAGGTACTCAGATCGATGACTCCAAGGAGGTGCAGGTTAAGAACGCTTTCAG TTCACGCCAGGACAACTCGGTCATCATCCAGTGGGACTCGGACACGGCCAACATTCTCGGCTTCCGCGTGGTCTACCGTCTGTTTGGCGACAAGAGCTTCAAGCAGGGACCGCCGCTAGAGGCGAGCGAGCGCGAGTTCAAGATCAAGAACGTACCATCGGCCGAGTGCATCATCGTGTGCGTTGTGTCACTCGAGGAGATCAACGTAACGCCCGACACCGTGCCTTACACCCAGTGCCGGGAGGTGCGCACCGTAGCCTCGCCAGCGTCCAACATGGACAAGATTACGATCGCGGCCAGTGCGGCGATCTGTGGCACGATCATTGTCGCGGTGATCGTCTTCATTGCCGCCAGCAG AAGACGCTCGAAGAAGCTGCAGTCCCTGTCGCAGCAGAAGAGCGCACTGCCGATCGCGGGCCTGCCCGTCAACTGCTGCGGACCGACACCGAGCCCGAACGGGCCGCTCGGTTCGCTCGCCACGCTGTCCGCGTTCAACTCGCACAAG GACTGGGATCAGGTGTCGGCGTACAGTGGCCGCTCGATACCGCGGCCCCGCATCTACCCGATGGAGAACCAGGCCATCCCGGACGATCTGCGCAGCCACGTGTCGCACTTTTCGGCcgtcggcggtggtggtggtggcggcgttCCGAAGGTGGGCAAGGCACGCTCGATCGCGGACGGACAGTCGCACCACAGCTTCTCCAACCACTCGCAGCGCGGCTATCTCGGGTCGGCCTTCCCGAGCAATCTGGTGAACTCTCGACCAGGTAAGGGATGGAGTGTGTTTTCCCGTCAACACTACATCAGTGTATTGATTGAGCGTTGTTTTTTGTCCTCGACAGAGCTAAGACAGTCGCGACAGTCACTGGCAGCCGCGTCGGAGCGCATGTCCCGAGCGTCATATGCCGGGTCGATCGTGCACGGACCGGCCCACAGCATCGCTTCCAGCACGAGACGCACCCGGCCACGGTCCCGATCGCGGGATCAGCTTAGTGGAGCGCACATTCACACCCATCAGCACCGTCCCGGCAGTCG CTACTCCACCGCCGGCTCGACCCACACGCTCAACAACTACTGCGACACGTCCGACAACTGGACCGACCACGACATGGACATCTACATGGCGCGCAACCCGACGGCCCGCAACGGCGGCATGGTGCCGTTATGA
- the LOC1278113 gene encoding leucine-rich repeat and fibronectin type-III domain-containing protein 3 isoform X1, which translates to MLRRGASGWWVSVGALLVVLTARTTVVMAQCPWQREVPDLQNSCLCAYNLGQELSVQCDQVDFPVLVEALDKYARATPLDLLYVNNSTIEQLEGGLFVNLKLHNVQLSSCKMRRIDDKAFQGQEAVLKNLNLQDNLLEEVPIRALKPLTILNLLDLSKNRLHSVPNDAFAGLRKLSTLKLSDNNVTLAPFAFRGLEASLKNLNLKGTKQKRVPEAVRGLRTLAFLDLSQNGIRELPGGAGVKSFDGLDALTALNLERNLIQSLGETAFSGVRKTLSSLSLLNNLLAEFPVGAIHSLRELRVLDIGFNLLTALPETAFRGNPAVTLLALDGNPLPTVPEKALAHLNRTLRGLSLGGRFLHCDCKLRWVAEWIRNGDLQVTSRERNPQFCGSPNRFRERGFYSIQPEELTCPESEVALEGPVGVVESLLPKTTTARTTTASSTVTTLLTQPTTLGGTTNATTAATSPPTTTQQGSSTYAVETQSSNSTTAQTSTTLTTTTPSTTKQSTTASTATAATAATTTTTSKTPATKNWRTNGASNNSPPHKQRPPLVLGFPPQRGTQIDDSKEVQVKNAFSSRQDNSVIIQWDSDTANILGFRVVYRLFGDKSFKQGPPLEASEREFKIKNVPSAECIIVCVVSLEEINVTPDTVPYTQCREVRTVASPASNMDKITIAASAAICGTIIVAVIVFIAASRILFRRRSKKLQSLSQQKSALPIAGLPVNCCGPTPSPNGPLGSLATLSAFNSHKQDWDQVSAYSGRSIPRPRIYPMENQAIPDDLRSHVSHFSAVGGGGGGGVPKVGKARSIADGQSHHSFSNHSQRGYLGSAFPSNLVNSRPGKGWSVFSRQHYISVLIERCFLSSTELRQSRQSLAAASERMSRASYAGSIVHGPAHSIASSTRRTRPRSRSRDQLSGAHIHTHQHRPGSRYSTAGSTHTLNNYCDTSDNWTDHDMDIYMARNPTARNGGMVPL; encoded by the exons ATGTTACGACGCGGTGCTAGTGGTTGGTGGGTGTCGGTCGGTGCCCTGCTAGTGGTGCTGACCGCCCGGACTACCGTGGTGATGGCTCAGTGCCCCTGGCAGCGGGAGGTGCCCGATCTGCAAAATTCGTGCTTATGTGCCTACAATCTCGGACAGGAGCTGTCCGTTCAATGTGATCAA GTTGATTTTCCTGTGTTAGTTGAAGCCTTAGACAAGTATGCGCGTGCGACACCGTTGGATCTGCTGTACGTGAACAACTCCACGATCGAGCAGCTCGAAGGCGGCCTGTTTGTGAACCTGAAGCTGCACAACGTCCAGCTGAGCAGCTGCAAGATGCGACGCATCGACGATAAAGCCTTCCAGGGACAGGAGGCAGTGCTGAAGAACCTCAACCTGCAGGACAATCTGCTGGAGGAGGTACCGATCCGGGCGCTCAAACCTCTGACCATCCTGAACCTCCTAGACCTGTCGAAGAACCGTCTACATTCCGTACCGAACGACGCCTTCGCTGGACTGCGCAAGCTGTCCACACTGAAGCTCTCCGATAACAATGTCACTCTCGCTCCGTTCGCCTTCCGTGGGCTGGAGGCCAGCCTCAAGAACCTCAATCTGAAAGGCACAAAGCAGAAGCGAGTGCCTGAAGCGGTACGTGGACTACGCACCCTTGCCTTCCTGGATCTCTCACAGAACGGCATCCGGGAGCTGCCGGGTGGAGCAGGTGTTAAATCCTTCGATGGGCTGGACGCTCTCACCGCACTCAATCTCGAGCGGAACCTCATTCAAAGTCTCGGCGAGACGGCCTTTTCGGGAGTGCGGAAGACGCTCAGCTCGCTCAGCCTGCTAAACAACTTGCTGGCCGAGTTCCCGGTCGGTGCCATTCACTCATTGCGTGAGCTGCGTGTGCTTGATATTGGTTTCAATCTACTCACGGCACTGCCAGAGACAGCTTTCCGGGGCAATCCGGCCGTGACGCTGCTAGCACTTGACGGTAACCCACTGCCAACTGTGCCGGAGAAAGCGCTGGCGCATCTTAACCGCACGCTGCGAGGTCTGTCCCTCGGTGGACGCTTCCTGCACTGTGACTGCAAACTGCGCTGGGTGGCTGAATGGATCCGAAATGGTGATCTACAG GTAACATCACGCGAACGTAATCCCCAGTTCTGTGGCTCTCCCAATCGCTTCCGAGAGCGTGGCTTCTACTCGATCCAGCCGGAGGAGCTCACCTGTCCCGAGTCGGAGGTAGCACTCGAAGGTCCAGTCGGTGTGGTGGAGTCTCTACTGCCCAAAACGACCACCGCACGTACTACGACCGCCTCCTCTACCGTCACCACACTGCTGACGCAACCGACAACGCTTGGCGGTACGACCAACGCTACAACTGCTGCTACATCACCTCCCACCACTACGCAGCAAGGATCTTCGACCTACGCGGTCGAAACTCAGTCTTCCAACAGCACAACGGCACAGACCAGCACAACGCTTACCACAACGACACCGTCAACAACGAAACAATCGACCACGGCCTCAacggctactgctgctactgctgccacgACCACAACGACTTCGAAAACGCCTGCAACGAAGAACTGGCGCACGAACGGTGCCAGCAATAACTCGCCTCCCCACAAGCAGCGGCCTCCGCTTGTGCTAGGTTTCCCACCACAGCGAGGTACTCAGATCGATGACTCCAAGGAGGTGCAGGTTAAGAACGCTTTCAG TTCACGCCAGGACAACTCGGTCATCATCCAGTGGGACTCGGACACGGCCAACATTCTCGGCTTCCGCGTGGTCTACCGTCTGTTTGGCGACAAGAGCTTCAAGCAGGGACCGCCGCTAGAGGCGAGCGAGCGCGAGTTCAAGATCAAGAACGTACCATCGGCCGAGTGCATCATCGTGTGCGTTGTGTCACTCGAGGAGATCAACGTAACGCCCGACACCGTGCCTTACACCCAGTGCCGGGAGGTGCGCACCGTAGCCTCGCCAGCGTCCAACATGGACAAGATTACGATCGCGGCCAGTGCGGCGATCTGTGGCACGATCATTGTCGCGGTGATCGTCTTCATTGCCGCCAGCAG GATTCTTTTCAGAAGACGCTCGAAGAAGCTGCAGTCCCTGTCGCAGCAGAAGAGCGCACTGCCGATCGCGGGCCTGCCCGTCAACTGCTGCGGACCGACACCGAGCCCGAACGGGCCGCTCGGTTCGCTCGCCACGCTGTCCGCGTTCAACTCGCACAAG CAGGACTGGGATCAGGTGTCGGCGTACAGTGGCCGCTCGATACCGCGGCCCCGCATCTACCCGATGGAGAACCAGGCCATCCCGGACGATCTGCGCAGCCACGTGTCGCACTTTTCGGCcgtcggcggtggtggtggtggcggcgttCCGAAGGTGGGCAAGGCACGCTCGATCGCGGACGGACAGTCGCACCACAGCTTCTCCAACCACTCGCAGCGCGGCTATCTCGGGTCGGCCTTCCCGAGCAATCTGGTGAACTCTCGACCAGGTAAGGGATGGAGTGTGTTTTCCCGTCAACACTACATCAGTGTATTGATTGAGCGTTGTTTTTTGTCCTCGACAGAGCTAAGACAGTCGCGACAGTCACTGGCAGCCGCGTCGGAGCGCATGTCCCGAGCGTCATATGCCGGGTCGATCGTGCACGGACCGGCCCACAGCATCGCTTCCAGCACGAGACGCACCCGGCCACGGTCCCGATCGCGGGATCAGCTTAGTGGAGCGCACATTCACACCCATCAGCACCGTCCCGGCAGTCG CTACTCCACCGCCGGCTCGACCCACACGCTCAACAACTACTGCGACACGTCCGACAACTGGACCGACCACGACATGGACATCTACATGGCGCGCAACCCGACGGCCCGCAACGGCGGCATGGTGCCGTTATGA
- the LOC1278113 gene encoding leucine-rich repeat and fibronectin type-III domain-containing protein 3 isoform X5 → MLRRGASGWWVSVGALLVVLTARTTVVMAQCPWQREVPDLQNSCLCAYNLGQELSVQCDQVDFPVLVEALDKYARATPLDLLYVNNSTIEQLEGGLFVNLKLHNVQLSSCKMRRIDDKAFQGQEAVLKNLNLQDNLLEEVPIRALKPLTILNLLDLSKNRLHSVPNDAFAGLRKLSTLKLSDNNVTLAPFAFRGLEASLKNLNLKGTKQKRVPEAVRGLRTLAFLDLSQNGIRELPGGAGVKSFDGLDALTALNLERNLIQSLGETAFSGVRKTLSSLSLLNNLLAEFPVGAIHSLRELRVLDIGFNLLTALPETAFRGNPAVTLLALDGNPLPTVPEKALAHLNRTLRGLSLGGRFLHCDCKLRWVAEWIRNGDLQVTSRERNPQFCGSPNRFRERGFYSIQPEELTCPESEVALEGPVGVVESLLPKTTTARTTTASSTVTTLLTQPTTLGGTTNATTAATSPPTTTQQGSSTYAVETQSSNSTTAQTSTTLTTTTPSTTKQSTTASTATAATAATTTTTSKTPATKNWRTNGASNNSPPHKQRPPLVLGFPPQRGTQIDDSKEVQVKNAFSSRQDNSVIIQWDSDTANILGFRVVYRLFGDKSFKQGPPLEASEREFKIKNVPSAECIIVCVVSLEEINVTPDTVPYTQCREVRTVASPASNMDKITIAASAAICGTIIVAVIVFIAASRRSKKLQSLSQQKSALPIAGLPVNCCGPTPSPNGPLGSLATLSAFNSHKDWDQVSAYSGRSIPRPRIYPMENQAIPDDLRSHVSHFSAVGGGGGGGVPKVGKARSIADGQSHHSFSNHSQRGYLGSAFPSNLVNSRPELRQSRQSLAAASERMSRASYAGSIVHGPAHSIASSTRRTRPRSRSRDQLSGAHIHTHQHRPGSRYSTAGSTHTLNNYCDTSDNWTDHDMDIYMARNPTARNGGMVPL, encoded by the exons ATGTTACGACGCGGTGCTAGTGGTTGGTGGGTGTCGGTCGGTGCCCTGCTAGTGGTGCTGACCGCCCGGACTACCGTGGTGATGGCTCAGTGCCCCTGGCAGCGGGAGGTGCCCGATCTGCAAAATTCGTGCTTATGTGCCTACAATCTCGGACAGGAGCTGTCCGTTCAATGTGATCAA GTTGATTTTCCTGTGTTAGTTGAAGCCTTAGACAAGTATGCGCGTGCGACACCGTTGGATCTGCTGTACGTGAACAACTCCACGATCGAGCAGCTCGAAGGCGGCCTGTTTGTGAACCTGAAGCTGCACAACGTCCAGCTGAGCAGCTGCAAGATGCGACGCATCGACGATAAAGCCTTCCAGGGACAGGAGGCAGTGCTGAAGAACCTCAACCTGCAGGACAATCTGCTGGAGGAGGTACCGATCCGGGCGCTCAAACCTCTGACCATCCTGAACCTCCTAGACCTGTCGAAGAACCGTCTACATTCCGTACCGAACGACGCCTTCGCTGGACTGCGCAAGCTGTCCACACTGAAGCTCTCCGATAACAATGTCACTCTCGCTCCGTTCGCCTTCCGTGGGCTGGAGGCCAGCCTCAAGAACCTCAATCTGAAAGGCACAAAGCAGAAGCGAGTGCCTGAAGCGGTACGTGGACTACGCACCCTTGCCTTCCTGGATCTCTCACAGAACGGCATCCGGGAGCTGCCGGGTGGAGCAGGTGTTAAATCCTTCGATGGGCTGGACGCTCTCACCGCACTCAATCTCGAGCGGAACCTCATTCAAAGTCTCGGCGAGACGGCCTTTTCGGGAGTGCGGAAGACGCTCAGCTCGCTCAGCCTGCTAAACAACTTGCTGGCCGAGTTCCCGGTCGGTGCCATTCACTCATTGCGTGAGCTGCGTGTGCTTGATATTGGTTTCAATCTACTCACGGCACTGCCAGAGACAGCTTTCCGGGGCAATCCGGCCGTGACGCTGCTAGCACTTGACGGTAACCCACTGCCAACTGTGCCGGAGAAAGCGCTGGCGCATCTTAACCGCACGCTGCGAGGTCTGTCCCTCGGTGGACGCTTCCTGCACTGTGACTGCAAACTGCGCTGGGTGGCTGAATGGATCCGAAATGGTGATCTACAG GTAACATCACGCGAACGTAATCCCCAGTTCTGTGGCTCTCCCAATCGCTTCCGAGAGCGTGGCTTCTACTCGATCCAGCCGGAGGAGCTCACCTGTCCCGAGTCGGAGGTAGCACTCGAAGGTCCAGTCGGTGTGGTGGAGTCTCTACTGCCCAAAACGACCACCGCACGTACTACGACCGCCTCCTCTACCGTCACCACACTGCTGACGCAACCGACAACGCTTGGCGGTACGACCAACGCTACAACTGCTGCTACATCACCTCCCACCACTACGCAGCAAGGATCTTCGACCTACGCGGTCGAAACTCAGTCTTCCAACAGCACAACGGCACAGACCAGCACAACGCTTACCACAACGACACCGTCAACAACGAAACAATCGACCACGGCCTCAacggctactgctgctactgctgccacgACCACAACGACTTCGAAAACGCCTGCAACGAAGAACTGGCGCACGAACGGTGCCAGCAATAACTCGCCTCCCCACAAGCAGCGGCCTCCGCTTGTGCTAGGTTTCCCACCACAGCGAGGTACTCAGATCGATGACTCCAAGGAGGTGCAGGTTAAGAACGCTTTCAG TTCACGCCAGGACAACTCGGTCATCATCCAGTGGGACTCGGACACGGCCAACATTCTCGGCTTCCGCGTGGTCTACCGTCTGTTTGGCGACAAGAGCTTCAAGCAGGGACCGCCGCTAGAGGCGAGCGAGCGCGAGTTCAAGATCAAGAACGTACCATCGGCCGAGTGCATCATCGTGTGCGTTGTGTCACTCGAGGAGATCAACGTAACGCCCGACACCGTGCCTTACACCCAGTGCCGGGAGGTGCGCACCGTAGCCTCGCCAGCGTCCAACATGGACAAGATTACGATCGCGGCCAGTGCGGCGATCTGTGGCACGATCATTGTCGCGGTGATCGTCTTCATTGCCGCCAGCAG ACGCTCGAAGAAGCTGCAGTCCCTGTCGCAGCAGAAGAGCGCACTGCCGATCGCGGGCCTGCCCGTCAACTGCTGCGGACCGACACCGAGCCCGAACGGGCCGCTCGGTTCGCTCGCCACGCTGTCCGCGTTCAACTCGCACAAG GACTGGGATCAGGTGTCGGCGTACAGTGGCCGCTCGATACCGCGGCCCCGCATCTACCCGATGGAGAACCAGGCCATCCCGGACGATCTGCGCAGCCACGTGTCGCACTTTTCGGCcgtcggcggtggtggtggtggcggcgttCCGAAGGTGGGCAAGGCACGCTCGATCGCGGACGGACAGTCGCACCACAGCTTCTCCAACCACTCGCAGCGCGGCTATCTCGGGTCGGCCTTCCCGAGCAATCTGGTGAACTCTCGACCAG AGCTAAGACAGTCGCGACAGTCACTGGCAGCCGCGTCGGAGCGCATGTCCCGAGCGTCATATGCCGGGTCGATCGTGCACGGACCGGCCCACAGCATCGCTTCCAGCACGAGACGCACCCGGCCACGGTCCCGATCGCGGGATCAGCTTAGTGGAGCGCACATTCACACCCATCAGCACCGTCCCGGCAGTCG CTACTCCACCGCCGGCTCGACCCACACGCTCAACAACTACTGCGACACGTCCGACAACTGGACCGACCACGACATGGACATCTACATGGCGCGCAACCCGACGGCCCGCAACGGCGGCATGGTGCCGTTATGA